gctaaaaagtaaaaaagagaaAGCTTTATAGGGAAATGTATACGAGTTAGAGGAACCTGTTAAAGCAAAAACTGAAAACTGGGTTTTAAAGCATTTTAAGTATTCATGGATAACAAGGCATGTAACAAAATGCAAACAGTAGTGAGTAAAGCGAAAAAGAAGCAGGTGAAGGATGAGTTGGAACGTATTAAACAAGCTGAGAAGAAAAAGAGGCGGTTGGAGAAAGCCCTTGCTACATCCGCAGCCATCCGTTCCGAgctagaaaaaaagaaacagaaaaagaaggaagaacAGCAGAGGCTTGATGAGGAAGGTGCTGCAATTGCTGAGGCCGTCGCTTTGCACGTCCTACTTGGTGAAGACTCTGACGACTCCGCTAACATTATGCTAAACAAGGAAGAGGGGTTCAACTGCTGGGGTTATGGTATATATATGGATGGAGGAAGGGCCTATCTTCCCCATCAACCTCACCCAAACTGTCAAGGCTGGGTCTCAAATGCATATAGAACTGGGGACGGTGACTGGTCCTTCTCATATGGAAGGGAGGTGCAAGCACCATTTTTGGAGAATGGAGGGTTAGGAAGTGGCGGACTTTCAGTTGGTCTGATTGCAGCACAGGCTATTTCAGCACTCCAAATCACAGAGGATGCAAAGGTCCTCCACTGAGGCTAGACAAAGCGTTTTGTTGTTTGGTCATAATTCTGAATAATAATGACTCtctgatatatgtatatgtatatgtatatgtatgtgtcAGTCATATGTTGTGGTTGCTGCTTCTGTGTATCGAACTATCCTATCCTGCTCTCTCCTGTCTGTTAACCATACTATCAAATGGTCTGTTTGTTGatggttttctttttccctATCACTGATTTTGAGGCATGAATGCAGTTAGTCCCACCATCTAAATGCCATTAACACAGATGTTTGAATGTTATtattgtatttcttttattaatctTTGCCTGCAACTCCATCGAATACCAACCTCGTTACGCTTCTACCTTGTTGAAAAACCTTCTTATAGTTCCAAGTTTTATTTCACGATTTGGACATGTCTCTGGTTTTTTCTTATGTATGTCATTGTGATGGATATTAATCCATGTTAGATTATCATTGACCGAATCTAGATAAATGgatgtttaagtttatatatatctAAACAACTATTTGTTTAGACTCATTGGTTCGAAATCTCTACCATAAAACTCTGTTGAAAATTTActtcaaattcatttttataatgtaaattacattattataagggtgtttttctttttttatttttaaaatcattaaaaattacaaataaaagatttaatccAAAGACCTGGTTAAATATTCAACTTCACAATTACAATCAAATGATTCAATCAAAGTgccatttgatttttatataaacttttaatatctatatttgttacataatatttttattcacatCATGAGTGTACTATAAcctaatatattaaaaaatataaaaatcttaaaattttattaaaattattaaaattaaagttcaaaagAACCTAGGAAAAGAACATCTAAGCTCATGTGAATCTCGACAAATAGTTGTCTAGATTTCATTTTAAATGTGAtttagaatattataaaattcttaaaatttgaaaataat
The Gossypium raimondii isolate GPD5lz chromosome 8, ASM2569854v1, whole genome shotgun sequence DNA segment above includes these coding regions:
- the LOC105791154 gene encoding uncharacterized protein LOC105791154, yielding MDNKACNKMQTVVSKAKKKQVKDELERIKQAEKKKRRLEKALATSAAIRSELEKKKQKKKEEQQRLDEEGAAIAEAVALHVLLGEDSDDSANIMLNKEEGFNCWGYGIYMDGGRAYLPHQPHPNCQGWVSNAYRTGDGDWSFSYGREVQAPFLENGGLGSGGLSVGLIAAQAISALQITEDAKVLH